In Lactobacillus sp. PV012, one genomic interval encodes:
- the xerC gene encoding tyrosine recombinase XerC translates to MTNSIKLDDYLKKFKEYLMYERAYSEYTLNSYLEDLTQFQNFLRKNGEFIGWDQVKTRDIERFLEKLGKEASRRTLQRKMSSLRSFYQFLVKRDLLKIDPTIAISIRAGEKKLPEFFYQNEVKKVIDSLNDSKPLTMRNKAIIELFYVTGMRRSELANLKLEQIDFDMRVILVHGKGRKDRYVPFTEESCVTLKNYLENSRPVLLKTNFDAGDVFLNNRGKKITERGIAQVMRDVFLKAGVSAKAHPHMLRHSFATQMLDNGADMRSVQELLGHESLSTTQIYTHISTKKLQSDYQKFFPRNNKENEAK, encoded by the coding sequence ATGACCAACTCAATTAAACTTGATGACTATTTAAAAAAATTCAAAGAGTATTTGATGTATGAACGCGCTTATAGTGAGTACACTTTGAATAGCTATCTTGAAGACTTAACACAATTTCAAAATTTTTTAAGAAAAAATGGTGAATTTATAGGCTGGGATCAAGTTAAAACTAGAGATATTGAGAGATTTTTAGAAAAATTAGGTAAAGAAGCGAGTCGAAGAACACTACAAAGAAAGATGTCTTCTTTACGCTCTTTTTATCAATTTTTAGTAAAAAGGGATTTATTAAAAATTGATCCTACCATTGCAATTTCGATTAGAGCAGGAGAGAAAAAATTACCAGAATTTTTTTACCAAAATGAAGTAAAAAAAGTAATTGATTCTTTAAATGATTCTAAGCCGCTGACAATGCGTAATAAAGCAATTATTGAGTTGTTTTATGTAACCGGAATGCGAAGAAGTGAACTAGCGAATTTAAAGTTAGAGCAAATAGATTTTGACATGCGCGTCATTTTAGTGCATGGTAAAGGTAGGAAGGATCGTTATGTTCCTTTCACTGAGGAAAGCTGTGTGACTCTAAAAAATTATTTAGAAAATTCACGTCCTGTTTTGTTAAAAACAAACTTTGATGCAGGGGATGTTTTTTTGAATAATCGAGGTAAAAAAATCACGGAACGTGGAATTGCACAGGTAATGAGAGATGTATTTTTAAAAGCAGGGGTGAGTGCTAAAGCGCATCCCCATATGTTACGACACTCTTTTGCTACCCAAATGCTTGATAATGGTGCTGATATGCGTAGTGTACAAGAATTGTTAGGACATGAATCTTTATCTACTACCCAAATTTATACTCACATCAGTACCAAGAAATTACAAAGCGACTATCAAAAGTTTTTCCCCAGAAATAATAAAGAAAACGAGGCAAAGTAA